The Macadamia integrifolia cultivar HAES 741 unplaced genomic scaffold, SCU_Mint_v3 scaffold2413, whole genome shotgun sequence region ATTTTCaccttacccccccccccccactaaAATCACACCCCTTTTGGTGGAAAGTGAAGTTCCAAATTTTCCTTCACAAGAATCCTTCTTCTAGAGTCTTCTACATTGGAACTTGCATCAATAACTTGGAGATTGCATCATGACCTATAAACAGTACAAAAAATAAGATCTTGTAAGAATCAGTTAAAGCTTATTGGTACAGTTTTCAGGCTTGAAGGAAGAAGCCATTTTTCTGTGTAAGTTTGTGTAGTTTGCTTGGTACTGTGTGTACTTGTGAGTGGATGTTTTCGCCTATTATGTGAAGGAAATCCGTGGTCTGTATGACCTGAGTGCCCAATTCGAAGGGGTTGTGATTGGGCAGTGTAAGGCTTGGTTCCTACCAATTGGAAAGGGATCATTGAACAGTGGAATAAATCACATGCAAGTATGTGGTCAAGTCTTGTTTGAAACCTCCTTTGTCTTCCCATATATAGAGGAGAATGAAGGGCTCAAAACTATACCCGAAAAAGTTTCCCGACGGTTATAAAATTTGCAAGTTTATGCCCAACTGGCAAGTCGCTTGATATTTCCATTGCTACCATACCTTTCCGAGCCCTTGCTTCTAGGATGGTTCTAAGTAATGGTATGGATCTGTATCGATTCAGGCGGTTGGCACTAGGGAGCCGATCAAGCAACCTGTTGCTACAGGTGATCCATTCAAGCAGCTGGTTGCTGCTTGTAAGCTAGTCAAGTGGCCGAATGCTCCCTTAATCTCTCAGATAGATTGCAACTCTTTCGGCAAGCCGGTTCAAGCAACCGAATGCTTCTCTTGTGAGATAATGAATGTGATGGGTTCAGATAGCTTGGCAAGAGTTTTCACTTATTTGAGTGTGACTAAGAAGCAAGAATATCACAACTGATGATTGGAAGTAGAGGAGAATGAGTACTATCTGATCGGCCTGGGAAGATATGCGCTCCAAATCATTGGAGGTTCCTTGGTATACAGTAGTTTGGGCTAAAGGAATTTCTCCTTGCGCTTTATTGTTAAGATGGTGGGTGGCTCATGGAAAAATTCCAACGGATGAGAAGGTCGGATCATGTGTTGTGCCTTTGGTTTCTAGATGCTCTTCATGCCAAGTGAATCTGAGTCTATAAATCACATATTTCTTTAATATCGGTTCTCGGAGATGGTGTGGAAGGAGATCCTTATTTTGTTTGATCTGAGATGGTCTAGTTTTTCAGAACTTTTCTCCTGGTGGAAAAGGAAGGCGTGAGCTTCTTCTCCATGTAAGAAAATTTGGTCGGTCACAATAATATATGGACTTCACCTGATTTGGCTAGAAAGGAATCAAAGAGGATATGAAAACTGTGGTAGGACATCGAATCTCGTGGTGAAGGCGGTAGTCATTGAGCTTAAGAATCACTCCGTTATTTCCCCGGTGATTACCAAATCCTTGAAGATTTGCTATTGCCTGCGACTCTTCAGCTGGTGAGGGCATAACCAAAGCCGAAATCAGTTAAAGAACTTTTTGGGAACCATCTCCTATGGGCTGTTATAAAATCAATATAGATGGATGCTCATTAGGCAACCCAGGAAATACTAGAATCGGAGGAATAATGAGAAATCACGTGCTATCTgctttgttttgcttttcctCATTTCAGAATGTTTCCTCTAATATCGGAGTGGAGTTTAGAGCCTTTTTTAAAGCAATTAGAGTGGCCAAGTTATTAGAATTAACTTGGATTGATTTGGAATGTGACTCTCAGGTGTGTTCTAACAAGAGCTATTCCTTGGCATTTCAAGCAGCTTTGGCTATTTTATATGAGTTGTTGGATAAGATTAATTGGAGTATCCATCACTGGTTTTGGGTAGTTAATATTGTTGCAGATGGTTTAACAAAGCACGTGGCAGCTACACGACACTCTTCTGAGTAGGATAGACCCCATGACTCACAATCAATGATATAGAATGGGATGCAGCGAGAAAGCCAAGGTTAAGATTTTACTGATCTTTAGATTAAGTTATTTTGTGTGAAGTCTGTCTCGATTCCCTCTATCTGCTGATGGTAATGTTGAAAGTAGAGTAGAATTTGAGTTTGTGTTTGCCTTTTTAAATTCTCTTGTATCTATTTCATTCTTTATCCAATATATTCTTTGCTGATATTAAGcaaaaaatgatgatgatgatgatgatgataataataataataataagaagaagaagaagaagaagaagaagaataagaataaaaatgtGTATTTTGACAACTCATTTTCCAAAGAAAATGTTAACATGTTCCAAGTCATAAAACCCAATTTCAGCTGAGTGGCCACCCGAGGCCGGTATACTAAAAGAAATGTATATGAATGAAAGTCCAAATGCACCCTTACCTATCATGAAGGAGACGCCGTTGTTGCTCTTGAGCCAAATGAAGTCTTTATTATTGTTGATGTAATCATTGAAGTTCTTGACTCACAGTTAGATAAAACTAATGAAGTTATTTATTGTGTTGATTTCGAACTCTCTATATCTAATCTTGAACTTAATGATGGAAGCTTGATCAGTCAGGTTGGCTTTCTCATCATCATGCCAAATCACACAAACTGTTTTGCCTACTATGAAACTTAAGAGAAAGATTAGATATATTAATAAGAATAATcatttcacttaaaaaaaacacaaggaatcacctaaatatatatatatatatatatatatatNNNNNNNNNNNNNNNNNNNNAATTTTTTGATACCCTAGCTGCAATCGATCAACGAATAAATGATGAAGACTTCTCCACATCCATTTGTCTACGATTCACTCTAATATCATTTCTTGAGCTATCTGGTCGTCTACTGATTCAGGAAAGCTTCTTAAAAACCTCTGATGATCTCACTGCCAGAATTCAAACAACAAACGTGACTTCCTCTCAAATCATCAATCCAGCTACTTCACACTCTACGATAATTCCAGATCTTCAACTTAGGGCAATTGTGGCTACAGATCTAGTGGTTATAGATCTCACGATTGTATTCACCACAGAGGTTACAATCAGCACTCTCAAAACAATGAAAATCAGTTGGATTATTACTCACAGCAAGATTAGTATTCGAATCAGGGCTCATACAGGGGATCTCACAAAGGTTCCTCACATATGCAGGAATCGTCTTGCTTGCTCTGTCAGATTTGCAGTCAAGAAGGCCATCAAGCCTCTCATTTCCCTCAATAATTCAAATGCCTTTCTTGGCAACAACTTCAGTGCTCTAATTAATCTTGATTCATCTTCTTGGCTTTTAGACAATGGAAGTAACAATCACCTTACTACATATATCATCAACTTAATTATAGGCTCTCCCTATTCTGCACCTAACCAAATAATTGTTGGGAATGGTCAAGGTTTGCCTATCTCCAATGTTGGTTCTTGCATTGCTACTTGTTcgaaaaatatttttcagctTTCAAATATTCTATATGTTCCTCAAATCCACAGAAATATTTTGTCTATTAGTAAATTCATGATGGATAACAATGTCTTCTTTGAGTTTTACACTTCCTATTTCTTGATAAAGGATTGCCAGACACAGTGGATCTTCTATTGTGGCTAGAGTAAAGACAATCTCTACCAACTGCCCTCGGTGCTCcaattcctcctcctcctctattGTTCGTGCACCATCGACAACATGGCACTACCATCCTGGTCACCCATCCTACAAGCCTGTTAAACACCTCCTTCATCGATTCATTCTACATACATCTTCAGGTACACAAGTCACTTGTGGTGCTTGTCAAagttccaaaattcattaaCTTCCATTTGAAATTTCCCCTTCAACATGTTTAACTCCATTAGAGCTTCTTCATTGTGATATTTGAGGCCCTACCTCGGTTGCTTCTGTGGACAATTATCGTTACTATGTACTATTTGTAGATGATTATAGTAAATATTGTTTGTTGTTTACAATGCTGTATAAATCTGATATGTTATCCATTTTCCTTTAAATCAAATTATTGGTTGAAAAATACTTTTCTTCAAAATTAAAAGCCTCCAAactaatgagaaaaaaatggtgTTGTTGAGCGCAAGCACCACCACGTTGTTGAATCAGGTTTAGCTTTGCTATTTCATGCCCATCTTCCCTTATCCTACTAGTCCTATGCTTTTCTTGCTGCTGTCTACTTACTTAATCAACTTCCCTCCTCTATTATTAATTATGAAATTCCATTTCAACATTTGTTCCATACTTTACCTAACACTCTTTCTTGTGCACCTTCGGGTCCTTGTGTTTTTCATAGCTAAGCCCAGACACAAAGAACAAGTTAGAACTACGGTCTTCGCCATGCATATTTCTGGGAAATTCCCTTACTCACAATGGGCTATAACTGCCTGGATCCATCCACTAATCACTTATACATTTCTTGACATGTTGTTTTCTATGATTTggtgtttcctttttcttcttccatatcTCCAGTTACTTCTATTGACACAAATTTAATTGATTGACTTCATCACCCACCTCCTAttctgaaataacctagagggggtgaataggttatacttgTGAATATTAAATCTTTTCAATTAAAGGTTCCCCAAATGTGATTATAAATTAAAACTTATGGAATGAGTAAGAGAattacaatcacacaacacccaAGATTtgtagtggttcgactcaacccgagtctagtccactcccaaCAAGATCCTCTCGTAAGGTATTCCattagttctccctttcagtataataggtagggaagaaaacctttacacaatcttttaaggataagagaatccgtaCAATCCCCTTTACaagtagagaggcacctttacaatctcctttaaggtaaaGAGACAcattacactcttttaaggataagaggatctttacacaagcctaagtacaatctaggtttttaatttaaaataaaacaaaaaaataaagtagtgGAATAAATAAGGATTACCTCTGGTGTGGTGCAAGTGAAATATGCAATATGAAATGAGATGAGGGTGCCTTAGCAATTTCCCTTTATATAAAAAGATTGATGGAGACTTCCACACAATACTTAAGTTCCTTGGAGTTTGGGTTTGACAACAAAGTTGGAACTTAGTTGAGTAAGGTTTGTATCTCACTGAATGGCTTTGATAATGATTGTTAATGCtcacttaattgttaattaataaagCCATGAGTGAGGTATTTATATTCGAGGAGGTTGGTCTCAAATTGGATAAGAGAATCACCAATTTTAGGAAGAAAATTACCTTTAATGGGTAAATTTTCCTCTACCGGTAGGATCCGATAATTACCGGATCAGATGACCATTGGACAAATAGATTCGTTGGAGTTTGACAAACTAGCCGTTGGGCTGGTCTGAAGTCATCCAGTAGTTACCGTTACAATCTGGTAGTTACCGGATGGCCTCTGTTGGTCATTCTCTAATGAGTTCTTTTCATCTGAAAGCAATCCGGTTAGCCTGATTGAATTTTCGGAAGGCATTTGGTAGTTACCAGTATAATCCGGTAATTACTAGATGGCCTCTGTTGGCCAAGTCTAACAAGTCTTCTGTTCACAGAGCCCAACCAGTAATTATCGGATCCTGACAATAGTTTCCGAATGGCCTATGTTTTACATTTATCTGCCTGGCAGTTACTCACATGAGTCCATTTGACTTAGGTTGCTCCTAGGGTCATTCTAACACATGTATGCATGAGTTTGGTGCATGCAGTGTGTGCTATTACAACCTAAACTATAACTATTTCTCTTCTTGTATCCACGTCTTTCTTCAGCTACTTCTTCCACAGACTTCATGCTTGCTTGATTCTTGTTAAAATGTATTGACTTCATGTTCTTGTCTTGATCGAGGTCAAGCGTCTTGGCATGTTCTTGTCTTGAGGTGAAGCATCATAGCACAGGTCCTTCACATGACACAAGGTAGATAGCCATTAGAAAGTCACTtctttgttatcatcaaaaccaatacaGAGTGAGGTTTCTGAACATTTTCTTCTACCGTGCCCTGGAACTTCATCTTTTCCACTAGCTCAGCCTTCTTCACAGAACATAGTGCAGCTCCCTGCTATTACAAATGCTGCTCCAGTTCAACCCACAGAGTCTGCTCCTCCAACCCTAAATCAATTTCTAAATGATTGAGCCCAGCCCACTACTATTACAAATGTTGCTCCAGTTACCACTGCTGATCCCATaccttctcccattctctccaTTGATACACATCAACCACTTCAGCCCTCCTCAACAACGTCAGCCCCAGCACCTCATATCATCCAATGACCACAGGATCCCGCACTGGCTCACTTAAACCTCCACCACCATGCCTTAACCTCACTGCCACCAAATATTCCATCTCTGAATCACTTGAACCAACCTGTTATACACAGGCCATGAGATTAGTTCATTGGCGTAGTGCCATGATTGCAGAATTTGATGCGCTCTTAAGGAATGAAACTTGGGAATTGGTTCTCCCTCTTCTAATCAAAATTCAATTGGCTATAAGTGGATCTTTCGGATCAAGTGACATGCTGATGTACAATTTAGCACCACAAAGCGCAACTTGTAGCAAAGGGATTTCATCAACATCTTGGGGTTGATTATACCGATACCTTCAATTCGGACATCAAGGAAACAACCATTCGTGTTATACTATCACTTGCTTTCACTTACAGTTGACCTCTCAAACAATTTGATGTCCAAAATGCCTTCTTACATAGTGATCTCCAAGAAATGATATTTATGGAACAACACCTAGTTTTGTTGATAATACTTATCCAGACTAAGTGTGTCGGCTTCAAAAATCATTTTGTGGGCTCAAACAGGCCCCGCGGGCCTGGTTCAATCGCCGCAATGGGTTTCTACGCTCTTATGGTTTCCATGCGTCCGAGACAAATACTTCCCTGTCTATTTATCGAAAGGATGGTGTTGTACTCTTCTTTCTCATTTATGTGGATGACCTATTATTGACAGGGAACAATCCAACAACCATTATTTCCATAGTCTGTGAGCTTTCCAAAGTGTTTTCTCTCAAAGTGCTTGGGGATCTTCATTATTTTCTAGGCCTTAAGGTTTCACGGTCTGTTGATGGGCTCTTCCTTAGCCAACGCAAGTATGCCACAAGTCTTCTTCAAAGCTCAAACATAATAGGTGCAAAACCCATTTCATCACCAATTGGATGTAGGCTCTCCTCTTATGTTGACTTCTGGTTCTCCTCTACTAGATGGAACCGAATATCTTCGGATTGTGGGAGCACTTCAACATTTGACCATAACTCGCCCTGATCACATTTATGCAGTGGGTTGTGTAGCTCAATTTATGCATTGTCCAACAGATCAGCACTAATCAGTTGTTAAGAGAATACttagatatattaaaaatacTCTTTTTGAGGGTCTGTTCCATCAACGGCTATCATCGGTTTCATTAATTGCCTTCTCGGATGCCGATTGGGTTGTTTGCCTGATAGATCTAAAATCTTCTTGTGGTTATTGTGTATTTCTTGCTGAACACTTAATCTCATGGTCATATCACAAGCAGCGTACGGTTTCTTGGTCATCTACTCAGGCTGAATACAGGGCTGCTGCATATGCCGCAACTGAAATAGTATGGTTACATAGTTTACTTCAGGAGCTTGAGATATTTCTACATACAACCCCTCTGgtttggtgtgacaacattggaGTCACTTACTTTACAGCAAACCCAATGTTTCATGTTAGGACGAAACACATTGACGTAGAGTTTCATTTTATCCGTGATATGGTTGCTTCAAATTAAGCAACCTATAGTTCGGTATATTTCTACCATTAATCAAATTGGTGATGTGTTTACAATGGCCTTATCTCAGCTACGTTTCAATGCTCTCAAGGACAAGGTCACCGTTTACTACCCCCGTTGAGCTTGCGGGAGCGTGTTAGAGAAATACCTCCATGTACAGCGCCTCACAATAACAATTATCTATCTCCAGCTATCCCTAGCTCAGTCACTTAGTCTGTTATGTGCTGTTAGTCAGTTACAGAAGTTGATTTAATTATCTTGAATCCTCTTGTAAACTCAAGTGTATAAATACTCTATAAACAATATTAGTAATGTAACCAAGAATCATCTTCAAAGAGGGCCTctcattctaaaaaaaaaatacccataaAAAAGGGCCTCTTTAACCTGTGAAAATTGGAGGGTGTCCACTAACGGCCATTCCTGGCTCAGCTCCAATAACGCAATTTCGGGAGGAGTCTAAGCAAGGGCACTGGATCCCTTCGGATGTAGAGAAAGTGTCACATTGGCTCTAGATTTGGTGAACCAACTAATCACTCCTCAGGTTGAACaatcttccttttttgtttcctaGGTTACACATTTGGAATACCCCATAAGGGAATTTCTCTCTACTCCACACAATCTTCACTTTATGTCAGGCCGGCTCCATCGTGGAATTAGACCAATGAATCTCCATAGGAACTAGTCCCTTAGATCTCAAAGGTAGGAGATCAAGGCACAACCCTAGGGCTATAGGGAAAGATGTAGATCGATCGTCCTAGATAGACAAATACATAGAAGGTCTCTACAAGTCTATATATTATTTCACCACTCTGTAAGATCAATATCACAACCAATGAGGTCTGTAAGTTTCACATCTAAGTAATACCCGATCCGATAGTTTAGGATATTTCTATATATTTAACAATTTAACAACATTCTAGTAAAAGATAATTTTAGATATCGGTAGTTATCCGGTCCTACCCAAACAATAATATTCCATAGGAAAATGACCTAAGATCAAATATCTCGAGCCGGCTTCCATGGAAAATAAGTTGCTACAACAATGATGGCTCAAGAGCTAGTCTCAAAGCACTGGACCAATGGAAAACCATCCAATGAGGTCCCTAGTTTGGCTCAATCTAGCATGTGCCAGAACTAGCCAGTGCACATACTCCTAAATCTTTAGTGGATTTTCACCTNNNNNNNNNNNNNNNNNNNNNNNNNNNNNNNNNNNNNNNNNNNNNNNNNNNNNNNNNNNNNNNNNNNNNNNNNNNNNNNNNNNNNNNNNNNNNNNNNNNNNNNNNNNNNNNNNNNNNNNNNNNNNNNNNNNNNNNNNNNNNNNNNNNNNNNNNNNNNNNNNNNNNNNNNNNNNNNNNNNNNNNNNNNNNNNNNNNNNNNNNNNNNNNNNNNNNNNNNNNNNNNNNNNNNNNNNNNNNNNNNNNNNNNNNNNNNNNNNNNNNNNNNNNNNNNNNNNNNNNNNNNNNNNNNNNNNNNNNNNNNNNNNNNNNNNNNNNNNNNNNNNNNNNNNNNNNNNNNNNNNNNNNNNNNNNNNNNNNNNNNNNNNNNNNNNNNNNNNNNNNNNNNNNNNNNNNNNNNNNNNNNNNNNNNNNNNNNNNNNNNNNNNNNNNNNNNNNNNNNNNNNNNNNNNNNNNNNNNNNNNNNNNNNNNNNNNNNNNNNNNNNNNNNNNNNNNNNNNNNNNNNNNNNNNNNNNNNNNNNNNNNNNNNNNNNNNNNNNNNNNNNNNNNNNNNNNNNNNNNNNNNNNNNNNNNNNNNNNNNNNNNNNNNNNNNNNNNNNNNNNNNNNNNNNNNNNNNNNNNNNNNNNNNNNNNNNNNNNNNNNNNNNNNNNNNNNNNNNNNNNNNNNNNNNNNNNNNNNNNNNNNNNNNNNNNNNNNNNNNNNNNNNNNNNNNNNNNNNNNNNNNNNNNNNNNNNNNNNNNNNNNNNNNNNNNNNNNNNNNNNNNNNNNNNNNNNNNNNNNNNNNNNNNNNNNNNNNNNNNNNNNNNNNNNNNNNNNNNNNNNNNNNNNNNNNNNNNNNNNNNNNNNNNNNNNNNNNNNNNNNNNNNNNNNNNNNNNNNNNNNNNNNNNNNNNNNNNNNNNNNNNNNNNNNNNNNNNNNNNNNNNNNNNNNNNNNNNNNNNNNNNNNNNNNNNNNNNNNNNNNNNNNNNNNNNNNNNNNNNNNNNNNNNNNNNNNNNNNNNNNNNNNNNNNNNNNNNNNNNNNNNNNNNNNNNNNNNNNNNNNNNNNNNNNNNNNNNNNNNNNNNNNNNNNNNNNNNNNNNNNNNNNNNNNNNNNNNNNNNNNNNNNNNNNNNNNNNNNNNNNNNNNNNNNNNNNNNNNNNNNNNNNNNNNNNNNNNNNNNNNNNNNNNNNNNNNNNNNNNNNNNNNNNNNNNNNNNNNNNNNNNNNNNNNNNNNNNNNNNNNNNNNNNNNNNNNNNNNNNNNNNNNNNNNNNNNNNNNNNNNNNNNNNNNNNNNNNNNNNNNNNNNNNNNNNNNNNNNNNNNNNNNNNNNNNNNNNNNNNNNNNNNNNNNNNNNNNNNNNNNNNNNNNNNNNNNNNNNNNNNNNNNNNNNNNNNNTTTGTTGGGCTTGGTCGGTAGGATAAGGTGCCCATTTATTGCAAATACCAGGTTTTGGTGCGTTTCAAACGAGGCCAAGCGAGTGGACGGTGCAATTAAGATAAGCTTATCTGCACAGTAGAATGAGACAAACACTACAACGTAAAGtttataattaataataagaGACATACCAGTACTGTTGCCTTGATGACAGTATCACGATCATAACCATATATCAACTTGTCCACTGGAAATGTTGACAGCATCACGTCGATGAAGTCCTGTTCATGATCACCTCCtgctactttcttcttcttgtgatCTTCCAACCAATTCCCAATTAAACAATCCATTTCCTTAGCAACACATTTCATGGCTCTCAGGTGTCCCTGCAAGTCCATCCATTCTAGATATGGCAGTGCATCTGATACAACAAAGATCACGGTTAACCGTGCCAGTTCTTCTAGACCTCTCTCGAATCTTCTACCCTCATCATCAGCTCCAGCAGCATCAACAGTACCGAAATAGCGTTTCCCAGAAATAAGCTTAGTGATGATATTAAAAGTAAGGCTACGAAACCATTTATTCATCTCAACAATCACTGGACCTGCACCTTTGTTATTCTTGAACCAATGAGAATACAACTCTTTGATGCATGTGTCTACTTCTTTGGTTCTTACGTGCTTCAGCATGTCAAGCCTTGTTTTGGAGAGAAGCTCAAGAGAGCTTATCTTCTTAATCTCACGCCAGTAAGGTCCTTGGGGAGCAAACCCAAAGACGGCATAGTTGTAGCCCAGGTACTTCCCAGCAGCCACTGCTGGTCTTGTAGCTAAGACCTTGTCTTGAGTGGTGAAACACTCTTTGATTAACTCACGTCCACTGATGAGGAGGGCTTTATGAACGCCGAGACGAAGTGTCACCGCCGGGCCATACTTGTCGGCGATGGCGCCGAGTGTTCGGGCTAAGGGAACTTGACCCCTTAGTAGATGGAGGTGGCCAATTATGGGTAAGGCACCAAATGGTTGAGGGGCTTGGGGTTTGTGGTGGGTGATCAAGGACCTTGTTCCTCTCCATAGATGGTAGAGGAAGATGAGGACAACAATGGGTATAAGAAGATCTTCCATAGGTGAATGAAGAAgcaaagaggggggggggtattTAAAAGATGGAGTTTGTTGAAGTCTTTGCAGAAAAGATCTTCCACACTGGTGCTGCCTCATGGTTTCTACTCAAAGTTTGACTTTGAAACGAGAGTATTCCTTCCTGATCTAATCTTTAACCAGtacaagggagagagaaagtatCTTTGTATCCAAATTTCATAATTTACCCTAATATTCTTAATTACTTCTCCTGGCCTGGCGGCTGCTACTATTAATTCATTTCTCAAAGTCGGAATTCAAGTTTCTGCAAATTCCCAAATCTCTGGTCGACAAAACTTTTGTTTCTTGGgatcattttttcctttgtaaATAGGAAAGGAGGTTGAGGTTCAAAGGTGGACTAGTATTAGAGACTTTTGACAATTAACCGTGGAAAAGTGTACCGCGTTTTCTATCTCTAGGTTGGTGGACAACCTGATCCTTTTGTATGgggatttccttttttttttttttttttttttttgtcatcatTGTGTGTGAGAACGAGTTTTATAGGGTTCCAGTAATCGAGTAATGTCTTGATGACAACTTGAATCTATTGTTTGTCGGTAAAAATTGTCTCAACATATTTTAGCTTCTGAATCATGTCTTTGACCACACCAAAGTG contains the following coding sequences:
- the LOC122066479 gene encoding cytochrome P450 CYP82H23-like, yielding MEDLLIPIVVLIFLYHLWRGTRSLITHHKPQAPQPFGALPIIGHLHLLRGQVPLARTLGAIADKYGPAVTLRLGVHKALLISGRELIKECFTTQDKVLATRPAVAAGKYLGYNYAVFGFAPQGPYWREIKKISSLELLSKTRLDMLKHVRTKEVDTCIKELYSHWFKNNKGAGPVIVEMNKWFRSLTFNIITKLISGKRYFGTVDAAGADDEGRRFERGLEELARLTVIFVVSDALPYLEWMDLQGHLRAMKCVAKEMDCLIGNWLEDHKKKKVAGGDHEQDFIDVMLSTFPVDKLIYGYDRDTVIKATVLVGSSDSEMEYLVAVRLRHGGGGLSEPVRDPVVIG